One stretch of Cohnella algarum DNA includes these proteins:
- a CDS encoding helix-turn-helix transcriptional regulator — translation MTVFPIVQWSHPIDFAYRSSAPYVNPTFHSHAFYEIYYFHEGQCTYLIGDRIMTLSPGDLILMHGMTLHRPHPQADVPYVRSLAHFDPAYLRRALPPETAESLLLPFDELRNYRISLTGERREETERLLADLHILKQAAVQPETARPFAYERFALRFFELLYVIKECCLQPVEEQAHRSERERHVQNVISYLEKTYHEPVTLASIADELHLTKTYLSNLFKDVTGTTVFQYLYNRRINQAKILFRLDPGHSVAEVGKSVGFPHAAHFSRVFKAAVGCTPDAYRRKMAEQQRTLAEADI, via the coding sequence ATGACCGTCTTTCCGATTGTTCAGTGGAGTCATCCGATCGATTTCGCTTACCGAAGCTCTGCGCCTTATGTCAACCCGACGTTCCACTCCCATGCCTTTTACGAGATTTACTACTTCCATGAAGGCCAGTGCACGTATTTGATCGGAGACCGCATCATGACGCTCTCGCCGGGCGATCTCATCCTCATGCACGGCATGACGCTGCACCGGCCGCATCCGCAGGCCGACGTCCCGTACGTTCGCTCGCTGGCTCATTTCGATCCGGCTTACCTGCGCCGCGCCCTGCCCCCCGAGACGGCGGAAAGCCTGCTTTTGCCATTCGACGAGCTCCGGAATTACCGGATTTCCCTGACCGGGGAGCGGCGCGAAGAAACCGAGCGGCTGCTTGCGGATTTGCACATTCTGAAGCAAGCCGCCGTTCAGCCCGAGACGGCCCGGCCCTTCGCTTACGAACGGTTCGCCCTGCGCTTTTTCGAGCTGCTCTACGTCATCAAGGAATGCTGCCTGCAGCCGGTCGAAGAGCAAGCCCACCGCTCGGAACGGGAGCGCCACGTTCAGAACGTCATCTCCTATCTGGAGAAGACCTACCACGAGCCCGTTACGCTGGCCTCCATCGCCGACGAACTCCATTTGACCAAAACGTATCTCTCGAACCTGTTCAAGGACGTCACCGGGACGACGGTGTTTCAGTACTTGTACAATCGGCGGATCAATCAGGCCAAAATTCTATTCCGGCTCGATCCCGGGCATTCCGTGGCCGAAGTGGGCAAGTCCGTCGGCTTCCCGCACGCGGCGCATTTCAGCCGCGTCTTCAAAGCGGCCGTCGGCTGCACGCCGGACGCCTATCGCCGCAAAATGGCGGAGCAGCAACGCACGTTAGCCGAAGCCGACATCTAA
- the ltrA gene encoding group II intron reverse transcriptase/maturase: MRSHEEQRQQNISQESLRQREAVKPSGYAEAPSSTTAQVAPSSREANNDLLERMLKGDNLRLAYKRVVQNGGAPGVDSVTVANLQAYLKTHWETVKTELLAGTYRPMPVKRVEIPKPGGGVRLLGIPTVMDRFLQQALLQVMNPIFDADFSRRSYGFRPGKRAHDAVKQAQHYIQEGFRWVVDMDLAKFFDRINHDMLMARVARKVTDKRVLKLIRAYLNAGVMANGVFEKTGEGTPQGGPLSPLLANILLDDLDKELTKRGLRFVRYADDCNIFVASKRAGERVMESVTRFVEGKLKLKVNREKSAVDRPWNRKFLGFSFLWDKKATIRLAPQTISRFKEKVRELTNRSRSMSMENRIMQLNRYLIGWIGYFRLASAKGHCEKLDQWTRRRLRMCLWKQWKRVRTRIRELRALGVPEWACFVMANSRRGAWEMSRNTNNALPTSYWEAKGLKSLLTRYLALC, from the coding sequence ATGCGTTCGCACGAGGAGCAAAGACAGCAGAATATCTCGCAAGAGAGCTTGCGGCAAAGAGAAGCGGTGAAGCCGTCAGGGTATGCCGAAGCGCCGAGTTCTACGACGGCACAAGTCGCCCCTTCCTCTCGCGAAGCGAATAACGACTTGTTAGAACGAATGCTCAAAGGAGATAACCTTAGGCTCGCCTACAAGCGAGTGGTGCAGAACGGAGGGGCGCCCGGTGTGGACAGTGTAACGGTAGCGAATCTACAAGCTTACCTGAAAACGCACTGGGAAACGGTGAAAACCGAACTCCTCGCGGGAACCTACAGACCCATGCCCGTCAAACGAGTGGAAATCCCCAAGCCCGGAGGCGGCGTGAGGCTGCTTGGCATCCCGACCGTGATGGACCGCTTTCTTCAACAAGCCCTTCTACAAGTGATGAATCCGATCTTCGATGCGGACTTCTCGAGGCGTAGCTACGGCTTTCGCCCCGGAAAGCGAGCGCATGACGCGGTAAAGCAAGCTCAGCACTACATCCAGGAAGGTTTTCGATGGGTGGTAGACATGGACTTAGCGAAGTTCTTTGACCGAATCAACCACGACATGCTCATGGCAAGAGTAGCAAGGAAAGTGACGGACAAGCGTGTCCTAAAGCTCATTCGCGCCTATCTTAATGCTGGGGTTATGGCGAATGGGGTGTTCGAAAAGACGGGAGAGGGAACGCCGCAAGGGGGACCTCTGAGCCCGCTTTTAGCGAACATTCTACTGGACGACTTGGACAAAGAGCTGACAAAACGAGGATTGCGATTTGTCCGCTATGCGGACGACTGCAATATTTTCGTTGCCAGTAAACGTGCAGGCGAACGCGTCATGGAGTCGGTAACGCGCTTCGTAGAAGGAAAGCTGAAACTGAAAGTGAATCGAGAGAAAAGCGCAGTAGATCGTCCTTGGAACCGTAAGTTCCTCGGATTCAGTTTCCTGTGGGATAAAAAGGCGACGATTCGGTTAGCCCCACAGACCATTTCGCGGTTTAAAGAGAAGGTACGAGAGCTGACGAACCGTTCGCGGTCGATGTCTATGGAAAACCGGATTATGCAATTAAACCGCTATCTCATCGGCTGGATTGGCTATTTCCGACTAGCATCGGCAAAGGGACACTGCGAGAAACTCGACCAGTGGACTCGCCGCAGACTGCGTATGTGCTTATGGAAGCAATGGAAACGTGTACGTACTCGAATCCGTGAGCTTCGAGCACTCGGCGTCCCAGAATGGGCGTGTTTTGTCATGGCTAACTCCAGACGCGGTGCTTGGGAAATGTCTCGAAACACAAATAATGCCCTCCCGACTTCCTACTGGGAAGCGAAAGGGCTGAAAAGTTTGCTTACTCGTTATTTAGCACTTTGTTAA
- a CDS encoding SulP family inorganic anion transporter, with protein MIQKWRQTWFSNVRPDIIAGITTVLALIPDSLAFAFIAGVNPMVSIYSTICILILISFFGGRPGMVSSSAGSMAVLMTALVASEGIEYLFAATILTGILQYLMGVFRMGKLMRLVPHSVITGFVNSLAILIFISQLRYFDGESWPMYAMAAGTLILIYLIPKFTKALPSPLIAIALMAVVSLLLPGNMQTVGDLATITASIPIPSFPDVPFSLDTLWKILPVSLSLAIVGYAETLLTQTMIDDLTEEKTSKDKEMRGQGIANTVTGFMGGMAGCALVAESVINVKNGGRSRLSTLVAGVVLFVLVFALSGVVSAIPIAALVGFMIYVCMEIFDWNYFRTIRRVPVSEALVMAATVAIVVVTHNLAIGVLVGVALSIIVHALKSARLEVTEEMRGDEKVYRVRGQLFFISSETLLERIDFADETDKVCIDLTGAQVWDHTARLALDKIEGRLSDKGKKVRFVGHPAVS; from the coding sequence ATGATTCAGAAATGGAGGCAAACCTGGTTTTCGAACGTCAGGCCGGACATTATTGCGGGGATCACGACGGTTCTGGCGCTCATCCCCGACTCGCTCGCGTTTGCGTTTATCGCGGGCGTCAATCCGATGGTAAGCATTTACTCGACCATTTGCATTCTGATCCTCATTTCCTTTTTCGGCGGACGGCCGGGGATGGTATCGTCCTCCGCGGGCTCGATGGCGGTATTGATGACCGCGCTGGTGGCGAGCGAAGGGATCGAGTATTTGTTCGCCGCGACGATTTTAACGGGAATTTTGCAGTATTTGATGGGCGTGTTTCGCATGGGCAAGCTGATGAGGCTCGTCCCGCACTCGGTCATCACCGGCTTCGTCAATTCTCTTGCCATTCTTATTTTTATTTCGCAGCTGCGCTACTTCGACGGAGAATCGTGGCCGATGTACGCGATGGCGGCGGGGACGCTGATCCTGATTTACCTGATTCCGAAATTCACGAAAGCTTTGCCGTCCCCGCTGATCGCCATTGCGCTGATGGCGGTCGTTTCCCTGCTGCTGCCCGGCAATATGCAGACCGTCGGGGATTTGGCGACGATTACGGCTTCGATTCCGATTCCTTCGTTCCCGGACGTTCCGTTCTCGCTGGATACGCTGTGGAAAATCCTTCCCGTCTCGTTGTCGCTCGCGATCGTCGGCTATGCGGAAACGCTGCTGACCCAGACGATGATCGACGATTTGACCGAAGAGAAGACGAGCAAGGACAAGGAAATGCGCGGCCAAGGCATCGCCAATACCGTCACCGGCTTTATGGGCGGCATGGCGGGGTGCGCCCTGGTTGCGGAATCGGTCATCAACGTCAAAAACGGGGGCCGTTCCAGGCTGTCCACGCTCGTAGCGGGCGTCGTGCTGTTCGTGCTCGTATTCGCGCTGAGCGGCGTCGTTTCGGCGATTCCGATCGCGGCCCTGGTCGGGTTTATGATATACGTGTGCATGGAAATTTTCGATTGGAACTATTTCCGGACGATACGCCGCGTTCCCGTTTCCGAGGCGCTGGTCATGGCGGCTACCGTCGCGATCGTCGTCGTCACGCATAATTTGGCCATCGGCGTTCTCGTCGGGGTCGCGCTCAGCATTATCGTGCATGCGCTGAAGTCCGCCAGACTCGAGGTCACGGAGGAAATGCGGGGGGATGAGAAAGTGTACCGCGTGCGCGGGCAGCTGTTTTTCATCTCCAGCGAAACGCTGCTCGAACGGATCGATTTTGCCGACGAAACGGACAAAGTGTGCATCGATCTGACGGGCGCGCAGGTATGGGACCATACCGCAAGGCTTGCCTTGGATAAAATCGAGGGGCGCTTGTCCGACAAGGGCAAGAAAGTCCGGTTTGTCGGCCATCCGGCCGTTTCGTAA